Proteins from a single region of Platichthys flesus chromosome 16, fPlaFle2.1, whole genome shotgun sequence:
- the gaa gene encoding lysosomal alpha-glucosidase has product MGLLFGVTTAVVLLAFALFTCFYINHLSDPEIKRVSPGQAKLHEIQGRLVDDNPDKSRSPQRNTSLASKCTMAPASRFDCAKDRALSRRQCEERGCCYAPLPNSAGPPWCFYPSLYPGYKMGPLAPTMQGQAATLTRAKPSYLPRDISTLSLEVTEEPAGCLHLTLKDPSSQRYEVELPAGVPQSRADGDDALYTTEYQSDPFGFIVRRKSNGKVIMNTTVAPLLFADQYLQLSTTLASSLVSGLGEHYTSLLLDLNWTSLTLWNRDMAPHADANLYGSHPFFLVQEEDGLAHGVFLLNSNAIEVLLQPTPALTWVSTGGILDLYILLGPDPENVVRQYLQVIGYPMMPPYWSLGFHLCRWGYTTTDTTRKVAQHMHDANFPLDVQWNDLDYADKRRIFTFDPRRFGDLPKMVEELHEGGMKYILILDPGISSTSPPGTYPPFDDGLKRDVFIKNVTGDILIGKVWPGPTAFPDFTNPETRKWWEDCIRDFHSKVPVDGLWIDMNEPASFVQGSVEGCPDSDLENPPYTPRVVGGRLNSGTLCMSAQQRLSTHYNLHNMYGLTEAYATNRALVKIRGKRPFVLSRSSFPGIGRFSAVWTGDVRSDWEQLRYSIPAVLQFSLFGVPLVGADICGFGGNTTEELCVRWMQLGAFYPFMRNHNDRPNAPQEPYVFGQKAQAAMRSALNLRYSLLPFLYTLFHHAHTSADTVARPLFMEFPSDPNCQSIDRQFLWGSSLLISPVLEQGAVGLVAYLPLSTWYNLHNGQPVYSKGQYMLLPAPLDTINVHVREGHVIPQQTPALTTTASRRNPFFLTVALSAGGWAWGDLFWDDGESLDTYKTGNYCYVTFVAAQCQIVGDPVRLNQALDGLVLGGLQVFGVPSPPRYVLANGDKVKDFMYHSDTKVLTVNNLALPMSKVFTVQWAL; this is encoded by the exons ATGGGTTTGTTGTTCGGTGTCACTACAGCTGTTGTCCTCCTCGCGTTTGCCTTGTTCACATGTTTCTACATCAACCACCTGTCTGACCCAGAAATCAAACGTGTTAGTCCAGGCCAGGCGAAGCTACATGAGATCCAAGGAAGGCTTGTTGATGATAATCCAGACAAATCAAGATCCCCACAGAGGAACACTTCCCTGGCCAGTAAATGCACCATGGCACCAGCAAGTCGTTTTGACTGTGCCAAGGACAGGGCTTTGAGCCGGAGAcagtgtgaggagagaggatgcTGCTATGCGCCTCTGCCCAACTCTGCAGGCCCCCCCTGGTGCTTCTACCCCAGTTTGTACCCCGGTTACAAAATGGGCCCCCTCGCTCCCACCATGCAAGGCCAGGCTGCCACCCTGACCCGTGCCAAGCCCTCCTATCTCCCCAGAGACATCTCCACTCTCAGCCTGGAAGTCACAGAGGAGCCTGCGGGCTGCCTGCACCTCACT TTGAAGGACCCATCGTCTCAGCGATATGAAGTGGAGCTCCCAGCGGGTGTTCCTCAGAGCCGAGCTGATGGCGATGATGCCCTCTACACAACGGAGTACCAGTCTGATCCGTTTGGTTTCATAGTGCGACGGAAATCCAACGGAAAAGTAAT TATGAACACAACTGTGGCTCCTCTGCTGTTTGCTGACCAGTACCTGCAGCTGTCAACCACACTGGCCTCTTCCCTCGTCTCTGGCCTCGGGGAGCATTACACCTCCCTCCTGTTGGATCTTAACTGGACTTCGCTGACTCTCTGGAACCGAGACATGGCTCCTCAT GCTGATGCAAATCTTTACGGCTCCCACCCATTCTTCTTAGTACAGGAGGAGGATGGTCTAGCACATGGAGTTTTCCTTCTCAACAGCAATGCAATTG AGGTTTTGCTGCAGCCGACCCCTGCTCTCACCTGGGTGTCCACTGGAGGAATCCTGGACCTGTATATTTTGTTGGGTCCTGACCCTGAAAATGTTGTTCGACAGTACCTCCAGGTCATTG GCTATCCCATGATGCCCCCCTATTGGTCACTGGGCTTTCATCTGTGTCGCTGGGGTTACACAACCACTGATACAACCCGCAAGGTTGCACAGCACATGCACGATGCCAACTTTCCACTG GATGTGCAGTGGAATGATCTGGATTATGCAGATAAGCGCAGGATTTTCACTTTTGACCCCCGCCGATTTGGGGACCTCCCAAAGATGGTGGAAGAGCTCCATGAGGGAGGCATGAAGTACATCCTTATTCTG GACCCAGGGATCAGCAGCACTAGCCCCCCTGGAACTTACCCCCCCTTTGATGACGGACTGAAAAGAGATGTCTTCATTAAAAATGTTACAGGAGACATCCTGATAGGGAAG GTTTGGCCTGGTCCAACAGCCTTCCCTGACTTCACTAACCCGGAGACCAGAAAGTGGTGGGAGGACTGCATCAGAGATTTTCATTCTAAAGTGCCTGTGGATGGATTGTGGATT GATATGAATGAACCAGCCAGTTTTGTGCAGGGATCAGTGGAGGGCTGCCCTGACAGTGATCTGGAGAACCCGCCTTACACACCCA GAGTGGTCGGAGGCCGGTTGAACTCAGGAACTCTCTGCATGTCAGCTCAGCAGAGGCTGTCCACTCACTACAACCTGCACAATATGTACGGACTGACAGAGGCGTACGCCACTAACAG AGCTCTTGTGAAGATTCGAGGGAAGAGGCCCTTTGTCCTGTCCCGCTCCTCGTTCCCTGGCATCGGGCGCTTCTCCGCAGTGTGGACAGGTGACGTCAGGAGCGACTGGGAGCAGCTTCGATACTCTATCCCTG CGGTGCTGCAGTTCAGCCTGTTCGGGGTGCCTCTGGTGGGGGCAGACATCTGTGGCTTTGGAGGCAACACCactgaggagctgtgtgtgCGATGGATGCAGCTCGGGGCCTTTTACCCGTTTATGAGGAACCACAATGACCGGCCCAACGCT ccTCAGGAGCCCTATGTATTTGGGCAGAAGGCCCAGGCTGCCATGCGGAGTGCGTTGAACCTAAGATACTCCCTTCTCCCGTTCCTCTATACACTCTTCCATCATGCACACACCTCTGCTGATACTGTGGCCAGGCCTCTCTTTATGGA GTTTCCCTCTGACCCCAACTGCCAAAGCATAGACCGTCAGTTCCTGTGGGGGAGTTCACTTCTCATTAGCCCAGTCCTAGAGCAAGGGGCAGTAGGACTGGTTGCCTACCTGCCCCTCAGCACTTGGTACAACCTGCATAAT GGTCAACCTGTCTACAGTAAGGGTCAGTACATGCTTCTGCCAGCCCCTCTGGACACTATCAACGTTCATGTGAGGGAGGGTCACGTTATCCCACAGCAG ACTCCTGCCCTGACAACCACAGCCTCACGCAGAAATCCGTTCTTCCTAACGGTGGCGCTGTCAGCAGGCGGCTGGGCCTGGGGCGACTTGTTCTGGGACGATGGGGAAAGTCTAGATACCTACAAAACAGGAAATTATTGTTACGTCACCTTCGTGGCCGCCCAG TGCCAGATAGTGGGTGATCCTGTGAGGCTGAATCAGGCCCTGGATGGTCTGGTGCTGGGAGGCCTACAGGTGTTTGGGGTGCCCTCACCCCCCCGCTATGTATTGGCCAATGGGGACAAAGTCAAGGATTTCATGTACCACAGTGACACCAAG GTTTTGACAGTGAACAACCTGGCCTTGCCCATGTCTAAGGTGTTTACAGTCCAGTGGGCTCTCTGA
- the LOC133970963 gene encoding sterile alpha motif domain-containing protein 9-like, with the protein MADELGQSPKNWTETQVSNWLISIGVNEKYIKKLFEEEVDGEILLSLDEDFLKTKICIKLGPAHLIIKKRDELLKSQQKHQEKEKPDIANETQLEQENGPKSVQYQVASEAPSAQVHVGDLEEIQTKEDCKPRPFDQEGVDHLYVKHRVLQPESGAFNLIHPCHEFKSLTVAVGLDRPRLQAKFAKEVLKFATGCMNIRSNGTIHFGVMDSREDTGYMHGEVIGIPVKERDIYVDALNYIERSFSSDAEHVRQCVRPPRFIEVMDRESTEKMYVVEVDIVPSISIVKSKWYTVCLPNFNDATNKVKFGKESTLRRVGSKTEPVLDKDLSEFIQRVKDRDAQREEAERNQFHNAPMVSKDLGRKLKMLMTSGKKFIENDKWLIFVTNKFKPDDLCQIDWLLNTKIFCVFDFDPESKVSGLCNRYLQHHAANMHSLQSYRMPSDTSIKEFTSNLYLFEQTSWIFCNGRSDVKGNDTPCEEMTWIKTKITLLRDSVSLICKHILPKGAFQVIFLLTSPVEKPLLHTFYEFFTDMEGHEDIICICESEINFLRWQSYAEGSCGTETVNNFSVVGMKMSHVNATVQIVQPVKACTSKHLPVFVKGICLLETNKEEEMASLEILTVNHCDETTQHFISKEKANVEQEFFRGGRVSWLNFWLAEHKHVGEVIERDAYKDVSKLLKNALKYNAEQTPVKSITIYHHPGSGGSTVARQVLWKNRKDLRCAVVKPSYSAAVVAQHAVDLREYEEKDPQSCLPVLLLIEDSDKKYLDELRNQLEVVINSKHIQYGTLCFIFLSCSRSYDPERRCKESPLQNVPVTHKLSAEEKRMFVGKRKVLEEQYEHQFILTFVLMSEEFTEEYVQQFVKHLLQGIDHESAVTRLIHYVALLNSYVPNSFISQSHCEALLAFKMSMERFHQYEFERSLSDQAKLVFFHLRDDKTYIKSIRIIHPIVAKEILQQLLGSQQTHSGLAMKLLCENVLFQHRFGKEEYQSFLKALLITRSRISKGDKCDSFFSPLIEHVCKNEKPNKAIELLREAFKRFHDDPFFAQQLARLHYKYEMFKEAEHWAETAARQLPNNSYILDTKGQVHKKWFQAKWKAIVNDSEPNTAKNTADAVKTALKAMQCFQDCKRAATADMEKINNSGYFGEAEVGCNLLKLIFSLQLFANGARGHGECLRYLFSDYIPEELKDDWEPFHGCLKKLYKTVEDALEWISEDLSYFQTDTGVDEDEIHLSPEGKINNSLKWLANISSKFGRYLIDSSSRTFLQTGQSTATNLTPIQKRIVIYHLGGGNVTSILSKLGEEKGAVDTLKKILSLYPSNPLISKFDQREIVNYTLASITLNCLSPMAPKVLSLKVLQDLCRQFPADKNKCLPSSLFLLTLLFWPEDKDTNIERENKYEVVQSAVQNMEKGYWTKMKDIPPRKRRLYTHFFLGSGNGLDKFIHKRKFDGLVKGTSLSEKRMKWLSGEVWKKPEIEKLLKRVSGWTDDGVVYLEGPQKQKFRIMPLHLPSLPHSNENITFYLGFTFRGPVAYNIVVNK; encoded by the exons ATGG CAGATGAACTTGGGCAGTCACCCAAGAATTGGACTGAAACTCAAGTGAGCAACTGGCTCATATCCATTGGAgtgaatgaaaaatacataaaaaagcTCTTTGAAGAAGAAGTAGATGGAGAAATCCTTCTTTCACTGGATGAGGACTTTTTGAAGACCAAGATTTGCATAAAGTTAGGCCCTGCTCATttgatcattaaaaaaagagatgagCTCCTCAAATCCCAGCAAAAACatcaggagaaagaaaagcctGATATTGCTAACGAAACTCAGCTGGAGCAGGAAAACGGTCCAAAATCTGTTCAATATCAAGTTGCAAGTGAAGCACCTTCAGCACAAGTTCATGTGGGAGACTTAGAGGAGATACAGACAAAGGAAGACTGCAAACCAAGACCATTTGATCAAGAGGGGGTTGATCACTTATATGTAAAGCACAGGGTCCTGCAACCTGAGTCAGGCGCCTTTAATTTGATACATCCCTGCCATGAATTTAAGTCCTTAACTGTAGCTGTGGGATTGGATCGCCCGAGGCTCCAAGCCAAGTTTGCCAAAGAGGTTCTTAAATTTGCAACTGGCTGCATGAATATCAGATCTAATGGCACAATACACTTTGGTGTGATGGACAGCAGAGAGGATACAGGATACATGCACGGTGAGGTAATTGGCATCCCTGTGAAAGAAAGGGACATATATGTAGATGCTTTGAACTACATTGAAAGGAGTTTCTCATCTGACGCGGAACATGTGCGCCAGTGTGTGCGACCACCAAGATTTATTGAGGTTATGGATCGAGAAAGTACAGAAAAGATGTATGTGGTGGAGGTTGACATTGTACCTTCAATCAGCATTGTCAAGAGCAAGTGGTATACAGTCTGTCTGCCTAACTTCAATGATGCAACCAATAAAGTAAAATTCGGAAAGGAATCAACTCTGCGGAGGGTGGGTTCAAAAACAGAGCCTGTGTTGGACAAAGATTTGAGTGAATTCATCCAGCGAGTCAAGGATCGTGATGCTcaaagagaagaagcagagagaaatcaGTTCCACAATGCTCCAATGGTCAGCAAAGACCTTGGAAGGAAACTCAAAATGCTTATGACCAGTGGGAAGAAGTTCATTGAAAATGACAAATGGTTAATATTCGTcacaaacaaattcaaaccTGATGATCTTTGTCAAATTGACTGGCTGCTTAACACGAAGATATTCTGCGTGTTTGACTTTGACCCTGAATCAAAGGTATCAGGTCTTTGCAACAGATACCTTCAGCATCATGCTGCAAACATGCATTCTCTGCAGAGCTACAGGATGCCCAGCGACACAAGCATCAAAGAGTTCACCAGCAACCTGTATCTGTTTGAACAAACTAGCTGGATCTTCTGTAATGGCCGTTCTGATGTCAAAGGAAATGATACACCATGTGAAGAGATGACTTGGATCAAGACAAAAATAACCCTCTTAAGGGATTCTGTGTCTTTGATTTGTAAACATATCTTGCCAAAAGGGGCATTCCAGGTCATTTTTCTTCTCACATCACCAGTTGAGAAACCATTGTTGCACACCTTTTATGAGTTTTTCACAGACATGGAAGGCCATGAGGACATCATCTGCATCTGTGAATCGGAGATTAACTTCCTGAGGTGGCAAAGCTATGCAGAGGGATCATGTGGAACAGAAACTGTGAACAACTTCAGTGTTGTTGGGATGAAAATGAGTCATGTTAATGCAACCGTGCAGATTGTACAACCTGTGAAAGCTTGTACCAGCAAACATTTGCCTGTCTTTGTGAAAGGGATCTGCCTACTTGAGACAAacaaggaggaagagatggCGTCTCTAGAAATTCTGACTGTCAATCATTGtgatgaaacaacacaacacttcatCAGTAAGGAGAAAGCAAACGTTGAACAGGAGTTCTTCCGTGGTGGGAGAGTGTCCTGGTTGAATTTCTGGCTTGCTGAACACAAGCATGTTGGAGAGGTAATTGAAAGAGATGCTTATAAAGATGTCTCCAAACTTCTCAAGAATGCTCTGAAGTATAATGCAGAACAGACTCCAGTGAAGAGTATAACCATCTACCATCATCCAGGAAGTGGTGGAAGTACTGTGGCAAGACAAGTGTTGTGGAAAAACAGGAAAGACCTAAGGTGTGCAGTTGTGAAGCCTTCATACTCAGCTGCGGTCGTTGCGCAGCATGCTGTTGATCTCAGAGAATATGAAGAAAAGGATCCGCAGAGCTGTCTTCCAGTGCTGCTCCTCATTGAAGACTCAGACAAAAAATATCTAGATGAACTCAGGAATCAATTAGAGGTTGTAATTAACAGCAAACATATCCAGTACGGAACactgtgtttcattttcttGAGCTGCAGTCGATCCTATGATCCAGAGAGAAGATGCAAGGAGTCTCCCTTACAAAATGTCCCTGTCACTCACAAGCTGTctgctgaagagaagagaaTGTTTGTTGGAAAACGAAAGGTGCTTGAAGAACAATACGAGCATCAGTTCATCCTGACTTTTGTTCTGATGAGTGAAGAATTCACTGAGGAATATGTTCAACAGTTTGTGAAACATCTGCTCCAAGGCATTGACCATGAATCTGCTGTCACTCGCCTCATTCACTATGTAGCACTACTTAACAGTTACGTTCCGAACTCATTCATCTCTCAGTCCCACTGCGAAGCGTTGCTAGCTTTCAAAATGTCAATGGAAAGGTTTCACCAGTATGAGTTTGAGAGATCACTCAGTGATCAGGCTAAACTCGTCTTCTTTCACCTCAGAGATGACAAGACATACATTAAATCAATAAGAATCATTCACCCTATCGTTGCAAAGGAAATTCTCCAACAACTTCTTGGAAGCCAACAGACCCACAGTGGTTTGGCAATGAAATTGCTCTGTGAGAATGTGCTGTTCCAGCACAGATTTGGAAAGGAAGAATATCAGTCGTTCTTGAAAGCCCTTCTCATAACGAGATCCAGAATAAGCAAAGGAGATAAATGTGatagttttttctctcctctaatTGAACATGTGTGTAAAAACgaaaaaccaaacaaagcaATTGAGTTACTCAGGGAAGCTTTCAAGCGTTTCCATGATGATCCATTCTTTGCACAACAACTTGCTCGTCTtcattataaatatgaaatgttcaAAGAAGCGGAACACTGGGCAGAGACGGCAGCAAGACAGCTGCCAAACAACTCGTACATTCTTGACACAAAAGGACAAGTGCACAAAAAATGGTTCCAAGCCAAATGGAAAGCCATTGTCAATGACTCTGAACCAAACACTGCCAAAAATACAGCAGATGCTGTGAAGACTGCACTGAAAGCCATGCAGTGTTTTCAAGATTGTAAGAGAGCAGCTACAGCAGATATGGAAAAGATAAACAATTCTGGATATTTTGGTGAAGCTGAGGTTGGCTGCAACCTGCTCAAACTGATATTTTCATTGCAGCTTTTTGCAAATGGAGCCAGAGGCCATGGAGAATGTCTGAGGTACCTGTTCAGTGATTACATCCCAGAGGAACTTAAAGATGACTGGGAACCATTCCATGGTTGTTTGAAAAAGCTTTACAAGACAGTTGAAGATGCCTTGGAGTGGATTTCAGAAGACCTCAGTTACTTCCAGACAGACAccggtgtagatgaagatgagattCATTTAAGTCCTGAGGGGAAGATAAATAATTCACTAAAATGGTTGGCAAATATATCCTCTAAGTTTGGAAGGTACTTGATTGATTCTTCTTCTAGAACATTTCTACAAACTGGCCAGTCAACCGCAACCAATCTAACTCCTATACAAAAACGCATCGTCATCTATCATCTTGGCGGGGGTAACGTCACATCCATCCTCTCTAAGCTAGGTGAAGAGAAGGGTGCAGTAGATACTCTAAAGAAAATCCTATCTCTCTACCCCAGCAATCCACTGATATCAAAGTTTGACCAGCGTGAAATTGTGAATTACACACTGGCCAGCATTACTCTGAACTGCTTGTCACCGATGGCTCCGAAAGTTCTTTCTCTCAAAGTCCTTCAGGACCTTTGTCGTCAGTTCCCagctgacaaaaacaaatgtctaCCAAGTTCCTTGTTCCTGCTTACCTTACTATTCTGGCCAGAggataaagacacaaacattgagagagaaaacaaatatgaagtTGTCCAATCAGCTGTTCAAAACATGGAGAAAGGATACTGGACCAAGATGAAAGACATTCCTCCACGGAAGAGAAGACTTTACACCCATTTCTTTCTGGGCAGTGGAAATGGATTGGATAAATTTATCCACAAGAGAAAGTTTGACGGACTTGTAAAGGGGACATCTCTCTCTGAGAAGCGCATGAAGTGGTTAAGTGGTGAGGTATGGAAGAAGCCTGAGATTGAAAAGTTGTTAAAACGTGTTTCTGGATGGACTGATGATGGAGTGGTGTACCTCGAGGGCCCTCAGAAACAGAAGTTCAGGATAATGCCGCTTCATTTACCATCACTGCCTCAtagcaatgaaaacatcaccttCTACCTGGGGTTCACCTTCAGAGGTCCGGTTGCCTACAACATCGTGGTAAATAAATAG